The following coding sequences are from one Lolium rigidum isolate FL_2022 chromosome 6, APGP_CSIRO_Lrig_0.1, whole genome shotgun sequence window:
- the LOC124659288 gene encoding protein MIZU-KUSSEI 1-like: MRNIMERSPHESSFSFSRRHFKWPVLGKSSSHGATSTAVAEDGFVKIRSGKQAENEEEASIAFSSTCPSFHSEDFASPLPKPPKQQHRKNNSKPGRTAVSRLRTALAAAISGRHRQVGLGARLTGTLYGHRRGHVHLAFQVDPRACPALLLELTAPTASLVREMASGLVRIALECERSKCASAFPAAAGAGAGAAGRKLLEETVWRAYCNGKGCGYAVRRECGAADWRVLRALEPVSMGAGVIPASCGGGEGDVMYMRARFERVVGSRDSEAFYMMNPDSSSKANSVGPELSVYLLRV, translated from the coding sequence ATGAGAAACATCATGGAGAGAAGCCCCCACGAGTCCTCCTTCTCATTCTCCCGTAGGCACTTCAAGTGGCCGGTTCTCGGCAAGAGCAGCAGCCATGGCGCCACTAGTACCGCTGTCGCCGAGGACGGATTCGTCAAGATCAGGTCCGGTAAGCAGGCTGAGAACGAGGAGGAGGCCTCCATTGCTTTCTCCTCCACCTGCCCGTCGTTCCACTCGGAGGACTTCGCGTCTCCCCTGCCCAAGCCGCCCAAGCAGCAGCACCGCAAGAACAACAGCAAGCCGGGCCGCACGGCCGTGTCGCGCCTGCGCACGGCGCTGGCCGCGGCGATCTCGGGCCGGCATCGGCAGGTCGGCCTCGGCGCGCGCCTCACCGGCACGCTGTACGGCCACCGCCGCGGCCACGTCCACCTCGCGTTCCAGGTCGACCCGCGCGCGTGCCCGGCCCTGCTGCTGGAGCTCACAGCGCCCACGGCGTCGCTGGTGCGCGAGATGGCCTCGGGCCTCGTGCGCATCGCGCTCGAGTGCGAGCGCTCCAAGTGCGCGTCCGCGTTCcccgcggccgccggcgccggcgccggcgcggcgggGAGGAAGCTGCTGGAGGAGACGGTGTGGCGCGCGTACTGCAACGGCAAGGGCTGCGGGTACGCGGTGCGGCGCGAGTGCGGCGCCGCGGACTGGCGCGTGCTGCGCGCGCTGGAGCCCGTGTCCATGGGGGCCGGGGTCATACCGGCGtcctgcggcggcggcgagggcgacgTCATGTACATGCGCGCGCGGTTCGAGCGCGTAGTGGGATCCCGCGACTCGGAGGCCTTCTACATGATGAACCCGGACAGCAGCAGCAAAGCCAACAGCGTCGGCCCAGAGCTTAGCGTCTACCTCCTTCGAGTTTGA